One window of Bos indicus isolate NIAB-ARS_2022 breed Sahiwal x Tharparkar chromosome 18, NIAB-ARS_B.indTharparkar_mat_pri_1.0, whole genome shotgun sequence genomic DNA carries:
- the LOC139176993 gene encoding cationic amino acid transporter 3-like, producing MLRQFVHQFGQKLICKQLLEPIDESERPVAHLNTLNLVILGVGRMLKAGVYIVAGAVAKYIAGPATIISFLVAAMFSMLSGLCYAEFGAWVPRSGSAYLYSYVTMGQLYAFVIGWNGILSLVMGTAGLARASSYIFDSLIGNHISQALQETFSLHLPYSLATYADFFALGLVLLMTGLLVLGAHESILVTKISIGINILVLIFIIITGFVKGDLHNWKLTEQDYKLNTSGSRDIYGLGGLGLLGSGGFAPFGFEGILQGAATCFYYYFGVDGIAAKGVEALNPHRSIPWSIVITIFICFLAYSGVSAAFTLVVPYHQIQPHDPLPQIILHSWWLPARYFVTIGTLCNFISRMHSAMFRMPSLIYTMAEDGLLFRVLTRIHVHTGTHAVAIMSAGNLTGIMALLFRFTDLVDLVAVGTLLIYSLVAFSVLVLRYQPDQNLSKNENTEEEIEMPDPEERPLDSEPEARNSNILKSLWFPISTIPTRKSGQIVYGCASLLVLLMIILSLILVQWSSQGFSGDSEYTPVAVLLLLLIIGVTVIIWRQPQNPIPLYFKVPALPVLPLVIIFVNIYLMMQITSGTWAIFAIWNVIGFLIYFGYGIRHSLEENDEQQPPASTSQTPDKNTPSPEAS from the exons ATGTTGCGCCAATTTGTTCACCAGTTTGGTCAGAAGCTCATCTGCAAGCAGCTGCTGGAACCCATAGATGAGTCTGAGAGACCCGTGGCTCATCTGAACACCCTAAACCTGGTGATCTTGGGTGTGGGCAGGATGCTGAAAGCTGGCGTGTACATTGTGGCTGGTGCAGTGGCCAAGTACATAGCTGGACCAGCAACCATCATCTCGTTCTTGGTGGCTGCCATGTTTTCTATGTTATCTGGGCTCTGCTATGCTGAATTTGGGGCCTGGGTACCACGCTCTGGTTCTGCGTATCTCTATAGCTATGTCACGATGGGTCAACTCTATGCCTTCGTCATTGGCTGGAATGGAATACTTTCATTAGTCATGG GCACTGCCGGCTTGGCCAGGGCATCAAGTTACATCTTTGACAGCCTGATTGGGAATCACATCTCTCAAGCATTACAGGAAACTTTCTCTCTGCACCTGCCTTACTCCCTGGCCACATATGCAGACTTTTTTGCCCTGGGCCTGGTACTGCTGATGACAG GACTACTGGTTCTGGGAGCTCATGAATCAATCCTGGTTACCAAAATATCCATTGGAATAAATATTTTGGTTCTCATTTTCATTATCATCACTGGCTTTGTTAAGGGAGATCTGCATAACTGGAAGCTCACAGAACAGGACTACAAACTGAACACATCTGGATCCAGAGACATCTATGGCTTAGGAGG CTTGGGCCTTCTGGGTTCTGGAGGTTTTGCACCTTTTGGCTTtgaagggattctccagggagcAGCTACATGTTTCTACTATTATTTTGGTGTTGATGGCATTGCCGCTAAAG GGGTAGAAGCTCTAAACCCTCATCGTTCCATCCCCTGGAGCATTGTGATCACGATCTTTATCTGCTTTTTGGCATATTCTGGTGTCTCAGCGGCATTCACCCTCGTTGTGCCCTACCACCAGATTCAGCCTCATGACCCTTTGCCACAAATCATTCTCCATAGTTGGTGGCTCCCCGCCAGATACTTCGTGACTATTGGGACCCTCTGTAATTTTATATCCAG AATGCATAGTGCCATGTTCAGAATGCCTTCTTTGATCTACACGATGGCAGAGGACGGGCTCCTTTTCCGGGTACTCACGCGGATTCATGTCCACACAGGCACCCATGCCGTGGCCATCATGTCTGCTGGAAACCTTACag GGATCATGGCGTTACTCTTCAGGTTCACAGATCTTGTGGATCTCGTGGCAGTTGGGACCCTGCTCATTTACTCCCTGGTGGCATTTTCTGTTCTTGTCCTCAG GTACCAGCCAGACCAGAATTTAAGCAAGAATGAgaacacagaggaggaaattgagaTGCCTGACCCTGAAGAACGTCCGTTGGACTCTGAACCTGAAGCAAGAAACTCAAACATTCTAAAGAGTCTGTGGTTCCCTATCAGCACCATCCCCACTAGGAAATCTGGCCAGATTGTCTACGGATGTGCCTCACTACTCG TTCTCCTGATGATAATCTTGAGCCTGATCCTGGTCCAGTGGTCCAGTCAGGGGTTCTCTGGAGACTCTGAGTACACACCagtggctgtgctgctgctgctgctcattaTTGGGGTCACGGTCATCATCTGGAGGCAGCCCCAGAACCCCATTCCTCTTTATTTTAAG GTCCCTGCTCTGCCTGTCCTCCCACTGGTAATCATCTTTGTGAACATTTACTTGATGATGCAGATAACTTCTGGGACCTGGGCCATATTTGCCATCTGGAATGTGATTG GATTTCTCATATACTTTGGATATGGGATCCGACACAGCCTGGAGGAGAACGATGAGCAACAACCACCAGCTTCCACCTCCCAGACTCCCGACAAAAACACCCCTAGTCCTGAAGCATCTTAA